From Litorilinea aerophila, the proteins below share one genomic window:
- a CDS encoding Kelch repeat-containing protein, with product MLVAGGSLNGGPANVAEIYDPATGATTMASTMAGPFVWGSYVAVPLNDGRVLIFGGNDGQFHNLNSAELYTP from the coding sequence GTGCTGGTCGCCGGCGGCAGCCTCAACGGCGGCCCGGCCAACGTCGCGGAAATCTATGACCCGGCGACGGGTGCCACCACCATGGCCAGCACCATGGCCGGTCCCTTCGTGTGGGGCAGCTATGTAGCGGTGCCCCTCAACGACGGTCGGGTGCTGATCTTCGGCGGGAATGACGGCCAGTTCCACAACCTCAACAGCGCCGAGCTCTACACGCCCTGA
- a CDS encoding NAD(P)/FAD-dependent oxidoreductase, producing MANERPQVVIVGAGFGGLWAVRGLAGAPVDVLLVDRNNYHTFLPLLYQVAAAELEPEAIAYPIRSILREMPNARFLLAEVEEVDLAARQLQTSVGPVPYDYLVLALGSAPHFFGVPGAREHAFTLKSMEDAIRLRNHVLGRFEAAQWQQDPDARARALTFVVVGGGPTGVEFAGALAELINGPLRRDYPDLDFRSARVILLEAQSTLLPGLPERLQQYARRRLEQMGVDVRLQALVEEIAPAQVRIRAGEVIQSDTVVWTAGVQGVPGADRWGLPTGRAGRVAVLPTLQVPGHPEVYVIGDLAYVEQEGRPLPMVAPVATQQGKAVAANLRRQLQGQELQPFRYRDRGTMATIGRNAAVAQVYGRSFTGFIAWVLWLGVHLFNLIGFRNRLLVMLSWAWDYFFYERVVRLQMPRLDPDGK from the coding sequence ATGGCGAATGAACGTCCCCAGGTGGTGATTGTGGGCGCCGGCTTTGGCGGCCTGTGGGCTGTCCGCGGGCTGGCCGGCGCGCCGGTGGACGTGCTGTTGGTGGACCGCAACAACTATCACACCTTTTTGCCCCTACTCTACCAGGTGGCCGCCGCGGAGCTGGAGCCCGAGGCCATCGCCTATCCCATCCGCAGCATCCTGCGGGAGATGCCCAACGCCCGCTTTCTGTTGGCCGAGGTGGAGGAGGTGGATCTGGCTGCGCGCCAGCTCCAGACCAGCGTGGGCCCGGTCCCCTACGACTACCTGGTGCTGGCCCTGGGCAGTGCCCCCCACTTTTTCGGGGTGCCCGGCGCCCGGGAACACGCGTTTACCCTCAAGAGCATGGAGGACGCCATCCGCCTGCGCAATCATGTGCTGGGGCGCTTTGAGGCGGCCCAGTGGCAACAGGATCCGGACGCCCGGGCGCGGGCCTTGACCTTCGTGGTGGTAGGTGGGGGCCCCACCGGCGTGGAGTTCGCCGGCGCGCTGGCCGAGCTCATCAACGGGCCGTTGCGTCGGGACTACCCGGACCTGGATTTTCGGTCGGCCCGGGTGATCCTGCTGGAAGCCCAGTCGACCCTGCTCCCCGGCCTGCCGGAGCGGCTGCAACAGTATGCCCGGCGTCGCCTGGAACAGATGGGGGTGGATGTACGCCTGCAGGCCCTGGTGGAGGAGATTGCACCCGCCCAGGTCCGCATCCGAGCCGGGGAAGTCATCCAGTCGGATACGGTGGTGTGGACCGCGGGCGTCCAGGGGGTGCCCGGGGCTGATCGTTGGGGGTTGCCCACGGGGCGGGCCGGCCGGGTGGCAGTGTTGCCCACCTTGCAGGTGCCCGGCCATCCCGAGGTTTACGTGATTGGCGATCTGGCCTATGTGGAGCAGGAGGGGCGCCCGTTGCCCATGGTGGCGCCGGTGGCCACCCAGCAGGGTAAAGCCGTGGCCGCCAACCTGCGCCGTCAGCTTCAGGGGCAGGAGCTGCAACCCTTCCGCTACCGGGATCGGGGCACCATGGCCACCATCGGCCGCAACGCGGCCGTGGCCCAGGTTTACGGGCGCTCCTTCACCGGTTTCATCGCCTGGGTGTTGTGGCTGGGGGTTCACCTTTTCAACCTGATCGGCTTCCGCAACCGGCTGTTGGTGATGCTCAGCTGGGCCTGGGACTACTTCTTCTACGAGCGGGTGGTGCGCCTGCAGATGCCCCGGCTGGATCCGGATGGGAAGTAA
- a CDS encoding DUF488 domain-containing protein, translated as MITVKRVYEAPAADDGQRFLVDRLWPRGVKKDELRLDGWLKEVAPSDALRKWFGHDPARWEEFQQRYFAELEANPDAWQPLLTAARQGDVTLLYSARDEAHNNAVALKAFLERYLADTETAHGE; from the coding sequence ATGATAACGGTGAAACGGGTCTATGAAGCACCGGCTGCGGACGACGGCCAGCGTTTCCTGGTGGACCGCCTTTGGCCCCGGGGCGTTAAGAAGGACGAGCTACGTCTGGACGGCTGGCTGAAGGAGGTGGCTCCCAGCGACGCGCTGCGTAAGTGGTTCGGCCACGACCCCGCCAGATGGGAGGAATTTCAGCAGCGCTACTTCGCCGAGTTGGAGGCCAACCCCGACGCCTGGCAGCCTCTCCTGACGGCGGCCCGCCAGGGCGATGTGACGTTGCTGTACAGCGCCCGGGATGAGGCCCACAACAACGCTGTGGCGCTGAAGGCCTTCCTGGAGCGCTACCTGGCAGATACGGAGACCGCCCATGGCGAATGA
- a CDS encoding isoamylase early set domain-containing protein: protein MIEKRFVEQAGRIVLQVTFRLPETLWADEIFLVGDFNGWNRASHPMQRDRAGCWFLTLELAIGRLYQFRYLRDGAEWFNDDHADAYIYNHYGSCNFVVVADPHFTGYVDEQSSRPDFCEPSAAPRQAGGPQ, encoded by the coding sequence ATGATCGAAAAGCGCTTTGTGGAGCAAGCGGGCCGGATCGTCCTTCAAGTGACCTTCCGTCTGCCGGAAACCCTGTGGGCGGATGAAATTTTTCTGGTGGGCGATTTCAACGGCTGGAACCGGGCCTCACATCCCATGCAGCGAGATCGAGCCGGGTGTTGGTTCCTGACGCTGGAGCTGGCGATAGGGCGTCTGTATCAGTTCCGCTATCTGCGGGATGGCGCGGAGTGGTTCAACGACGATCACGCCGATGCTTACATCTATAACCATTACGGCAGTTGCAACTTTGTGGTGGTGGCCGATCCCCATTTTACCGGTTACGTGGATGAACAGAGCAGCCGACCAGATTTCTGTGAACCATCGGCGGCTCCAAGGCAGGCGGGAGGACCCCAATGA
- a CDS encoding NAD(P)H-dependent oxidoreductase, whose amino-acid sequence MLSIRLAQRAAEGRPIRVGIIGTGKFGAGLVAQISQMQGMTVSAIADINLDHAIHAYSSSGVPAEALVTAERAAAIDDAIRADRPAITQDGLLVAQSELVDVVVEATGVPDVGARMAYEAITHNKHVVMVNVEADVTVGPILRRLADAAGVVYTLVDGDQPGCTMNMVDWARALGFEVVAAGRGTIMYADDRQGTPDTVPQRFGFSQEMIQRRTINLKMYNSFRDGTKAQVEMAALANAAGLVPDVRGMHEPSVNIEDIARVFSRREEGGILSRHGVVELANSVAEDGQTLLPNGLGMGVFVVIRTDHPFTQEDLRAYYLHPGGNGHNYLLYRPYHLVAVEAPISIAKAALYGEPTGSPLPTPTTEVITVAKRHLEEGETLDGGGGYTVNGLCERVDVARAQGLLPLGLAAGARLKCDVAQGEAITYDMVELVEDSFILKLRRLQDATIWPAGNARSA is encoded by the coding sequence ATGCTCAGCATACGCCTGGCCCAGCGCGCGGCAGAAGGGCGGCCCATCCGGGTCGGCATCATCGGCACCGGCAAGTTTGGCGCCGGCCTGGTCGCCCAGATCTCCCAGATGCAAGGCATGACCGTCTCGGCCATCGCCGACATCAACCTGGATCACGCCATCCACGCCTACTCGTCCAGCGGCGTCCCGGCGGAGGCCCTCGTCACCGCGGAGCGGGCCGCCGCCATCGACGATGCCATCCGCGCCGACCGGCCGGCCATCACCCAGGACGGCCTGCTGGTGGCCCAGTCCGAATTGGTGGACGTGGTGGTGGAGGCCACGGGCGTGCCGGACGTGGGCGCGCGCATGGCCTACGAGGCCATCACCCACAACAAGCACGTGGTCATGGTCAACGTGGAGGCGGACGTCACCGTGGGGCCCATCCTGCGCCGGCTGGCCGACGCGGCGGGTGTGGTCTACACCCTGGTGGACGGCGACCAGCCCGGCTGCACCATGAACATGGTGGACTGGGCCCGGGCTCTGGGCTTCGAGGTGGTGGCCGCGGGCCGGGGTACCATCATGTACGCCGACGACCGTCAGGGCACGCCGGACACCGTGCCCCAGCGCTTCGGCTTCAGCCAGGAGATGATCCAGCGCCGCACCATCAACCTCAAGATGTACAATTCCTTCCGGGACGGCACCAAAGCCCAGGTGGAGATGGCCGCGCTGGCCAACGCGGCCGGCCTGGTGCCCGACGTACGGGGCATGCACGAGCCGTCGGTGAACATCGAGGACATCGCCCGGGTCTTCAGCCGACGGGAAGAAGGGGGCATCCTCAGCCGCCACGGCGTGGTGGAGCTGGCCAACAGCGTGGCGGAAGATGGCCAGACCCTGCTGCCCAATGGCCTGGGCATGGGGGTCTTCGTGGTCATCCGCACAGACCATCCCTTCACCCAGGAAGATCTGCGCGCCTACTACCTCCACCCCGGCGGCAACGGCCACAACTACCTCCTCTATCGGCCCTACCATCTGGTCGCGGTGGAAGCGCCCATCTCCATCGCCAAAGCCGCCCTCTACGGCGAGCCCACAGGGTCTCCCCTGCCCACGCCCACGACGGAGGTCATCACCGTGGCCAAGCGCCATCTGGAAGAGGGGGAAACCCTGGACGGCGGCGGTGGCTACACTGTCAATGGCCTTTGCGAGCGCGTCGACGTGGCCCGGGCGCAGGGGCTTTTGCCCCTGGGGCTGGCTGCCGGTGCCCGGCTGAAATGTGACGTGGCCCAGGGGGAAGCCATCACCTACGACATGGTGGAATTGGTGGAGGATTCTTTTATCCTCAAGCTGCGCCGCCTGCAGGATGCCACCATCTGGCCGGCGGGCAACGCAAGAAGCGCATGA
- a CDS encoding ferritin-like domain-containing protein, producing the protein MDPQQGTRILNRLLCLCRDSEAGFQVAAENISNRGLKMLLKAYAQERVEFARELAAAIRQLDGEPSCSGSLLAALHRGWIDLKAAMIIGPLNTERIVLDEVLRGERVAQQAYRRALEVPLSQELHDLLTRQHQRIEKVIHQVACLRGTGEERLVVRLFDTPQAAALAKETLLQAGFDASRIDTRNLDNLLRPYQPQTRRSTIFETMLAAVLLGLTLGALLGTGVGLAALAWIDGGVASLAAFILRLAPYVAGGALVGMGILAMIGLLIGLSIAEEDQYLYNEGVHHGRIFLQVLVHPERAPEAAQIMQGVNAADRSAAISVHPT; encoded by the coding sequence ATGGATCCACAACAGGGGACGCGCATACTCAACCGGCTCCTGTGCCTCTGCCGGGACAGCGAAGCTGGATTCCAGGTGGCGGCCGAAAACATCAGCAACCGGGGACTCAAGATGCTGCTCAAGGCGTACGCCCAAGAACGGGTGGAATTTGCCCGGGAGCTGGCGGCTGCCATCCGACAACTGGACGGGGAGCCGAGCTGCAGCGGCAGCCTGTTGGCTGCCCTGCATCGGGGCTGGATTGACCTGAAGGCGGCCATGATCATTGGCCCCCTCAACACGGAGCGTATCGTCCTGGATGAAGTCCTGCGCGGGGAACGGGTGGCCCAACAGGCCTATCGCCGCGCATTGGAAGTGCCCCTATCCCAGGAGCTCCATGACCTTCTCACCCGCCAGCATCAGCGAATTGAAAAAGTCATCCACCAGGTGGCGTGTCTGCGGGGCACCGGGGAGGAGCGGCTGGTTGTTCGCCTCTTTGACACCCCCCAGGCAGCAGCGCTGGCGAAAGAGACACTGCTCCAGGCCGGCTTCGACGCCAGCCGTATCGACACGAGGAACCTGGACAATCTGCTCCGCCCCTATCAGCCCCAGACCCGTCGGAGCACGATTTTTGAGACTATGCTGGCCGCCGTGCTGTTGGGCCTGACCCTGGGCGCCCTCCTGGGTACAGGGGTAGGTCTGGCAGCCCTGGCCTGGATCGACGGGGGTGTCGCTTCCCTGGCGGCTTTCATTCTCCGACTTGCCCCGTATGTTGCAGGTGGCGCCCTTGTCGGTATGGGTATCCTGGCCATGATAGGGCTATTGATCGGACTCAGCATCGCAGAGGAGGATCAGTACCTGTACAACGAAGGTGTCCATCATGGACGTATCTTCCTCCAGGTCCTGGTCCATCCCGAACGGGCGCCAGAAGCCGCGCAAATCATGCAGGGCGTCAATGCAGCCGACCGCTCTGCTGCCATTTCTGTGCACCCGACTTAG
- a CDS encoding NAD(P)/FAD-dependent oxidoreductase, producing the protein MAASAGVAGGLLVATLVGIQPAQVVIQTPGERLAEIDLVTFFVLNALFGVIYLQLWGKEYSADMPDRLMASLVYGVIWWLLIALVVIPLAGGHPPRWHVQAAADALPALISAIGQGIWMALTLPPLLRWRQQAAAESIPPIRKPTARRIVILGGGFAGVTVARQLEHLLRDDEGTEIVLVSETNYLLFTPMLSEVVGGSVEPQHISTPLRTFFRRTRLIQARIHQVDLAHREVKLAAGTAPQLVSLSYHHLVLAVGAVPDFFGNHSVERHAFPFKSLGDAIRLRDHIIEQMERADATPDSAMRRALLTFMVAGGGFAGVELAGALNDFVRGALRFYPNILPEEISLYLVHSRERLLPELSPALAEFARRKLTERGVIVKLHSRVTTATAGYVMLESGEGFPAQTLIWTAGNRANPLVATLKLKTDPRGRIQTDSTLAVPGHPGLWAVGDCAAIPNRATGEIAPPTAQHATRAAAVLAYNIWATLHGRPPKTFAHRNVGALAVLGHQTACAELYGICFAGMLAWWLWRGIYLAKLPTLQKKFRVSLDWLVDLFFPRDIVELATIPGAHLRPASATLAAPAENRRAEK; encoded by the coding sequence ATGGCAGCCAGCGCAGGCGTGGCTGGAGGCCTGCTGGTTGCTACGCTTGTGGGTATCCAGCCGGCTCAGGTTGTGATCCAGACCCCCGGGGAACGTCTTGCCGAGATCGACCTGGTGACATTTTTCGTGCTGAACGCCCTTTTCGGCGTGATCTACCTCCAACTGTGGGGAAAGGAATACTCGGCCGACATGCCCGACCGCCTCATGGCGAGCCTGGTCTATGGAGTGATCTGGTGGCTGCTGATTGCCCTGGTCGTCATTCCCCTGGCCGGGGGGCACCCTCCTCGATGGCATGTCCAGGCAGCGGCTGATGCCCTGCCGGCTTTGATCTCGGCCATAGGCCAGGGAATCTGGATGGCCCTGACGCTCCCTCCACTGCTGCGGTGGCGCCAACAGGCCGCGGCGGAATCCATCCCGCCCATCCGAAAGCCGACGGCCCGCCGCATCGTTATCCTGGGGGGCGGGTTTGCCGGCGTGACCGTGGCCCGGCAACTGGAACATCTCCTGCGAGACGACGAGGGGACGGAAATTGTCCTGGTCAGCGAGACCAACTACCTGCTGTTTACCCCGATGCTCTCGGAAGTGGTAGGCGGCAGTGTGGAGCCCCAACACATCAGCACCCCGCTCCGGACCTTTTTCCGACGCACCCGGCTCATTCAGGCGCGCATCCATCAGGTGGATCTGGCGCATCGGGAGGTGAAGTTGGCCGCGGGAACGGCTCCCCAACTCGTTTCTCTTTCCTATCACCACCTGGTGCTGGCCGTGGGCGCGGTGCCAGATTTTTTTGGCAACCACTCTGTGGAGCGGCACGCCTTTCCCTTCAAGAGCCTAGGGGATGCCATCCGCCTGCGCGACCACATCATCGAACAGATGGAACGGGCGGACGCCACGCCGGATTCGGCCATGCGCCGGGCGCTGTTAACCTTCATGGTGGCCGGTGGGGGGTTTGCCGGTGTCGAACTGGCCGGCGCGCTCAACGATTTCGTCCGCGGCGCCCTACGCTTTTACCCCAACATCCTGCCCGAGGAAATCTCCCTCTACCTGGTCCATTCCCGAGAGCGCCTTCTGCCGGAACTGAGTCCTGCCCTGGCGGAGTTTGCCCGGCGCAAGCTGACAGAGCGGGGGGTCATTGTGAAACTGCACAGCCGGGTGACGACGGCGACGGCGGGATATGTGATGTTGGAGAGCGGGGAGGGATTCCCCGCTCAGACGTTGATCTGGACGGCGGGCAATCGGGCCAACCCCTTGGTGGCCACGCTGAAACTGAAGACGGATCCCAGGGGACGCATCCAGACGGACAGCACCCTGGCCGTGCCTGGGCATCCTGGCCTATGGGCCGTAGGGGACTGCGCCGCCATCCCCAATCGGGCCACGGGTGAAATCGCGCCCCCCACGGCCCAACACGCCACCCGGGCCGCCGCAGTGCTGGCTTACAACATCTGGGCCACCCTCCACGGTCGGCCGCCCAAAACATTTGCCCACCGCAATGTGGGTGCGCTGGCTGTGCTGGGCCATCAGACCGCGTGCGCAGAGCTCTACGGAATCTGCTTTGCCGGGATGCTGGCCTGGTGGCTGTGGCGCGGTATCTACCTGGCCAAGCTGCCCACCCTGCAGAAAAAATTCCGGGTCAGCCTGGATTGGCTGGTGGACCTGTTCTTCCCCCGTGATATCGTGGAGCTGGCCACCATCCCGGGGGCGCACCTGCGGCCGGCGAGCGCAACATTGGCGGCGCCCGCTGAAAATCGCCGGGCAGAAAAATAG
- a CDS encoding type II toxin-antitoxin system VapB family antitoxin yields MRTNVVIDEQLMAQALALSGLRTKRAVIEEALRLLIRLKQQEQVRALRGQLSWEGDLNALRQDRLPDPVK; encoded by the coding sequence ATGCGCACTAATGTGGTGATCGATGAGCAGTTGATGGCGCAGGCCCTGGCACTGAGCGGACTGCGGACGAAACGGGCCGTAATCGAGGAAGCCCTGCGCCTGTTGATCCGCCTCAAGCAGCAGGAACAAGTGCGCGCTCTGCGGGGGCAGCTCTCTTGGGAGGGGGATTTGAACGCGCTGCGTCAGGATCGACTCCCAGATCCTGTGAAGTAG
- the vapC gene encoding type II toxin-antitoxin system VapC family toxin — translation MWLVDSSVWIDYFNGVVTPETDTLDSALGQRELGLGDIILCEVLQGFRRQQDFVRAQRALLQFPIFPIGGKEIAIRSAENYRFLRLRGVTVRKTIDCLIATFAIESGYALLYSDRDFDAFVEYLGLIAAPQ, via the coding sequence GTGTGGCTCGTTGACTCCTCCGTGTGGATCGACTACTTCAATGGGGTGGTTACGCCCGAGACCGACACACTGGATAGTGCCCTGGGGCAGCGCGAGCTGGGGCTGGGCGATATCATCCTGTGTGAGGTGTTGCAGGGCTTTCGTCGTCAGCAGGATTTTGTGCGGGCACAACGGGCTTTACTCCAATTTCCTATCTTTCCCATCGGTGGCAAAGAGATCGCTATTCGAAGCGCAGAGAACTATCGTTTCCTGCGTCTTCGGGGCGTCACCGTGCGCAAGACCATCGACTGCTTGATTGCCACCTTTGCCATCGAAAGCGGATACGCCCTGCTGTACAGCGATCGAGACTTCGATGCCTTTGTGGAATATCTGGGCTTAATCGCCGCCCCCCAGTGA
- a CDS encoding PIN domain-containing protein, with protein sequence MIEDEAGATRVEEVLRSGSAFITWVSLLEVNYISQQERGVPEAERRYALMKALPATFLWQLEEAVLLTAARLKAIHRLSLVDTIIAAYALQTQAILLHKDPEFEALTGHVALEALPYK encoded by the coding sequence CTGATTGAAGATGAGGCCGGTGCAACCAGGGTTGAAGAGGTGTTACGCAGCGGATCGGCCTTCATTACCTGGGTCAGCCTCCTGGAAGTGAACTATATCAGCCAACAGGAACGGGGCGTGCCAGAAGCAGAGCGACGCTACGCCCTGATGAAGGCGCTCCCGGCAACGTTCCTCTGGCAGCTGGAGGAAGCAGTCCTGCTCACTGCCGCCCGGTTGAAAGCCATCCATCGTTTGTCCCTGGTAGATACCATCATAGCGGCCTATGCGCTTCAAACCCAGGCCATCTTGCTCCACAAAGACCCGGAGTTTGAAGCGCTCACCGGCCATGTGGCGCTGGAGGCGTTGCCCTACAAGTAA
- a CDS encoding MGH1-like glycoside hydrolase domain-containing protein, translating into MSNTAEHQRLLAHRERRANWRNWGPYLSERAWGTVREDYSPDGEAWTYFPHDHARSRAYRWNEDGLAGISDRNQWLCFALALWNGRDPILKERLFGLTNAEGNHGEDVKEYYFYLDNTPTHSYMQMLYKYPQAAFPYAELVAENARRGLDDFEYELLDTGVFAENRYFDIFVEYAKADENDILIRITAHNRGPEAATLHLLPTLWFRNTWSWGYPRGPMDNTPQRPRLHLVGRSQSVARVRADHPEAGVYWLYAEDADQLLFTENETNRERLFESPNPCPYVKDAFHRYLVEGDLAAVNPENVGTKGAALYSREIGPGKAVQLRLRLAPAELSHPLDGFDPIFARRQEEADAFYAAIHPPELDEEERRIQRQAFAGLLWTKQLYYYDVLQWLQGDPGMPPPPASRWQGRNNGWGHLTNFDVISMPDKWEYPWYATWDLSFHCLPLALIDPDYAKRQLTLMAREWYMHPNGALPAYEWDCDHANPPVHAWAALQVYRIDAQQNGEPDRAFLEGIFHKLLLNFTWWVNRKDADGRNVFQGGFLGLDNISLFDRSTVHPLGGHVDQADGTAWMGFFSLQMMQIALELAQENPVYQDTAVKFFEHFLRIATAMNHLGGRGVSLWDDTDGFYYDALHLPDDSVRPLRVRSLVGLMPLIAVATLEPNLMSRMPTFARRANWFLQHRAQFAQTTACIRAPEGHHCLMALMTEDRLRRVLGYMLDEDEFLSPYGIRSLSKVHQRPYTLDLGGQHFTIAYEPAESRSRLFGGNSNWRGPVWFPLNILLIRALQEYDRYFGDGFTVEYPTGSGRKTTLDVVAGDLARRLISLFLQDDQGHRPIYGGQQIFQEDPHWKDSILFYEYFHGDNGAGLGASHQTGWTGLVAALIQDHR; encoded by the coding sequence ATGTCCAACACTGCTGAACACCAGCGTCTGCTGGCCCATCGGGAGCGACGGGCCAACTGGCGCAACTGGGGCCCCTACCTGAGCGAGCGGGCCTGGGGCACCGTGCGGGAGGACTACAGCCCTGATGGCGAAGCCTGGACCTATTTTCCCCACGACCACGCCCGCAGCCGCGCGTACCGATGGAACGAAGACGGTCTGGCGGGTATCAGCGACCGGAACCAGTGGCTCTGCTTTGCCCTGGCCCTCTGGAATGGCCGGGACCCGATCCTCAAGGAGCGGCTCTTCGGCCTGACCAATGCCGAGGGCAATCACGGGGAGGATGTCAAGGAATATTACTTCTACCTGGACAACACGCCCACCCATTCGTACATGCAGATGCTCTACAAGTACCCCCAGGCAGCCTTCCCCTACGCCGAGCTGGTGGCGGAAAACGCGCGGCGCGGCCTGGACGACTTCGAGTACGAGCTGCTGGACACAGGCGTCTTCGCTGAAAACCGCTACTTCGACATTTTCGTGGAGTACGCCAAGGCAGATGAGAACGATATTCTCATCCGCATCACCGCCCACAACCGGGGCCCCGAAGCCGCCACGCTCCATCTGTTGCCTACCCTCTGGTTTCGCAATACGTGGAGCTGGGGTTATCCCAGGGGTCCTATGGACAATACCCCCCAGAGACCGCGGCTCCATCTTGTGGGACGTAGCCAGAGCGTGGCCCGGGTCCGGGCCGACCACCCGGAGGCGGGTGTCTACTGGCTCTACGCGGAGGATGCGGATCAACTCCTCTTCACCGAGAACGAAACCAATCGAGAACGCCTTTTTGAAAGCCCGAATCCTTGCCCGTATGTCAAAGACGCCTTTCACCGCTACCTGGTGGAGGGCGACCTTGCAGCCGTGAACCCCGAAAACGTGGGCACCAAGGGAGCGGCCCTCTACTCTCGTGAAATTGGCCCGGGGAAGGCCGTCCAGCTGCGCTTGCGCCTGGCCCCGGCAGAGCTATCCCACCCGCTGGATGGGTTCGACCCGATTTTCGCCCGGCGTCAGGAAGAGGCAGACGCCTTCTACGCGGCCATCCACCCCCCGGAGCTGGATGAAGAAGAGCGCCGCATCCAGCGACAGGCCTTCGCCGGCCTGCTCTGGACTAAGCAGCTCTACTACTACGATGTCCTCCAATGGCTTCAGGGCGACCCCGGCATGCCGCCCCCGCCAGCGTCCCGTTGGCAGGGACGCAACAACGGCTGGGGGCATCTGACCAATTTCGATGTCATCTCCATGCCGGACAAATGGGAGTACCCCTGGTATGCCACCTGGGACCTGTCTTTTCACTGCCTCCCCCTGGCGCTGATCGACCCAGACTACGCCAAACGTCAGCTGACGCTGATGGCCCGGGAATGGTACATGCACCCCAATGGTGCGCTGCCCGCCTACGAATGGGACTGTGATCACGCCAATCCACCGGTGCACGCCTGGGCCGCGCTGCAGGTCTACCGAATCGATGCCCAACAGAACGGAGAGCCCGACCGGGCCTTCCTGGAAGGGATCTTCCACAAGCTGCTTCTGAACTTCACCTGGTGGGTCAACCGCAAAGATGCGGACGGTCGCAACGTCTTCCAGGGTGGCTTCCTGGGGCTGGACAACATCAGCCTCTTCGACCGCAGCACTGTGCACCCTTTGGGCGGCCATGTGGACCAGGCCGACGGCACGGCGTGGATGGGCTTCTTCAGCCTGCAGATGATGCAGATCGCGCTGGAGTTGGCCCAGGAGAATCCGGTCTATCAGGACACGGCTGTCAAGTTCTTCGAGCACTTTCTGCGCATCGCCACGGCCATGAACCACCTGGGCGGTCGGGGCGTCTCCCTGTGGGATGATACCGATGGATTCTATTATGACGCGCTCCATCTTCCCGATGACAGCGTACGTCCTTTGCGGGTGCGCTCCCTGGTGGGATTGATGCCCCTGATTGCCGTGGCGACCCTGGAGCCGAACCTCATGTCGCGCATGCCGACCTTCGCCCGCCGGGCCAACTGGTTCCTGCAGCATCGAGCTCAGTTTGCCCAGACCACGGCCTGCATTCGGGCGCCTGAGGGCCACCATTGCCTGATGGCCCTGATGACCGAGGACAGGCTGCGGCGGGTACTGGGCTACATGCTCGACGAGGACGAATTCCTCTCGCCCTACGGTATCCGCTCCCTTTCCAAAGTACACCAACGGCCGTACACCCTGGACTTGGGCGGACAACACTTCACCATCGCCTACGAACCGGCCGAGTCCCGCAGCCGCCTCTTCGGCGGCAACTCCAACTGGCGAGGCCCTGTTTGGTTTCCCCTCAACATCCTCCTGATCCGGGCCTTGCAGGAATATGACCGCTACTTCGGGGATGGATTCACCGTGGAATATCCGACCGGATCCGGCCGCAAGACCACCCTGGACGTGGTAGCCGGGGATCTCGCCCGGCGCCTGATCTCCCTCTTCCTGCAGGATGATCAGGGCCATCGCCCCATCTACGGTGGGCAACAGATCTTCCAGGAAGACCCCCACTGGAAAGATTCCATTCTGTTTTATGAGTACTTTCACGGAGACAACGGCGCGGGGCTAGGGGCCAGCCATCAGACCGGCTGGACCGGCCTGGTGGCGGCGTTGATCCAGGATCATCGGTGA